A window from Citrobacter amalonaticus encodes these proteins:
- the iraM gene encoding anti-adapter protein IraM, producing MEWLVVDTVVCSSSGISFSILWCKIKLIIWYESDVFLPPGSSVSQTDSGIYIDGKFFPLTIYNVTPFNKIFWKIIECSNECPGRKSIKGAQCTSALHCRIAICPYGLIK from the coding sequence ATGGAATGGTTAGTTGTTGACACTGTTGTCTGTTCTTCGAGTGGAATTTCATTTTCAATCCTCTGGTGTAAAATAAAGCTTATTATTTGGTATGAATCTGATGTTTTCCTTCCTCCAGGTTCCAGTGTCTCGCAAACTGACTCAGGGATTTACATTGACGGGAAATTTTTTCCATTGACAATTTATAACGTCACTCCCTTTAACAAGATCTTCTGGAAAATAATCGAGTGCAGCAATGAATGTCCTGGAAGGAAAAGCATTAAAGGAGCCCAATGTACAAGTGCTCTACACTGCAGAATAGCCATTTGTCCGTACGGATTGATAAAATAG
- a CDS encoding AppA family phytase/histidine-type acid phosphatase, with amino-acid sequence MNTLLFRLIMFIFMFGSFPLQAEVPDDMKLERVVIVSRHGVRAPTKFTPLMQEITPYHWPQWDVPLGWLTARGGELVTEMGRYQQKVLIDNGVLESNVCPSPEQVAVIADTDQRTRKTGEAFLAGFAPGCKNKVHYQKDHDKKDPLFNPVKMGVCAFNVQKTQEAILTRAEGNIERYTQRYDSAFRTLEQVLNFSRSAACRSASQSGCTLPGTLPSELRVSADTVSLSGAWSLSSMLTEIFLLQEAQGMPEVAWGRIHGEKEWTALLSLHNAQFDLLQRTPEVARSRATPLLDLISEALVSNGSTENHYGIKLPVSLLFIAGHDTNLANLSGVFDLNWSLPGQPDNTPPGGELVFERWTRVSDNTDWIQISFVYQTLQQMRKFKPFSSSSLPNKIVLTLPSCQDKNPEGMCPLKHFIDIVQTARIPQCAVMADVNR; translated from the coding sequence ATGAATACGCTACTTTTTCGATTAATAATGTTTATATTCATGTTTGGTTCTTTCCCATTACAGGCGGAAGTGCCAGATGACATGAAGCTTGAACGAGTTGTGATAGTAAGTCGCCACGGTGTAAGAGCACCAACAAAGTTCACCCCATTGATGCAGGAAATCACACCTTACCATTGGCCGCAATGGGATGTTCCCCTGGGCTGGTTGACGGCTCGGGGTGGTGAGCTCGTCACCGAAATGGGACGATATCAACAAAAAGTATTAATCGATAACGGCGTTCTGGAAAGTAATGTATGTCCGTCACCAGAACAGGTGGCAGTTATTGCCGATACCGATCAGCGCACTCGTAAAACCGGTGAGGCATTTCTGGCTGGATTTGCGCCGGGATGTAAAAATAAGGTTCATTATCAAAAAGATCACGATAAAAAAGATCCTCTTTTTAATCCAGTAAAAATGGGGGTGTGCGCTTTTAATGTACAAAAAACTCAGGAAGCGATTCTGACACGTGCGGAAGGAAACATTGAACGGTACACTCAGCGTTATGACTCTGCATTCCGTACTCTGGAACAGGTTCTCAATTTCTCCCGGTCAGCAGCATGCCGATCAGCAAGCCAGTCTGGTTGCACGCTACCAGGAACCTTACCTTCAGAACTCAGGGTTTCTGCGGATACCGTTTCCTTATCTGGCGCGTGGAGTCTTTCTTCCATGCTGACGGAAATATTTCTATTGCAAGAGGCGCAGGGAATGCCAGAGGTTGCGTGGGGGCGAATTCATGGGGAGAAAGAATGGACAGCGTTATTAAGTCTGCATAATGCTCAGTTTGACCTTTTGCAAAGAACTCCCGAAGTTGCCCGCAGCAGAGCAACACCATTACTCGATTTGATCAGCGAAGCATTAGTGAGTAATGGGTCAACAGAAAATCATTACGGAATTAAATTACCCGTCTCATTATTGTTTATTGCTGGTCATGATACCAATCTTGCAAATCTCAGTGGGGTATTTGATCTTAACTGGTCTCTACCTGGGCAGCCAGATAATACACCTCCTGGCGGGGAGCTGGTTTTCGAAAGATGGACGCGAGTGAGTGATAACACTGACTGGATTCAAATTTCGTTTGTTTATCAGACTCTTCAACAAATGCGTAAGTTTAAACCTTTTTCATCTTCGTCTCTCCCAAACAAGATTGTGCTTACGTTGCCCTCTTGCCAGGATAAAAATCCTGAGGGTATGTGTCCATTAAAGCATTTTATTGACATTGTGCAGACAGCACGTATTCCACAATGTGCAGTGATGGCTGATGTAAACCGTTAA